A region from the Candidatus Methylacidiphilales bacterium genome encodes:
- the lpxB gene encoding lipid-A-disaccharide synthase: MAKKLFYIVAGEASGDRHAAELLKELRKSYPDALFCGVGGRHLKAAGQEQLFDMAQHAVVGLTDVLLHYWKFRGFFRKILDDLKQLGPDALILVDFPGFNLRLAEAVRRQMPETKQIYYISPQVWAWKAGRARRMQEILDLLLVIFPFEKDWFQKHVPDLKTVWVGHPVMDRWRVVKSAGANPDGRRKVVLMPGSREREIKIHLPILLRTALKLAQVVGDLKFLILATDAETRGLMERIIDSTSARGLNVEIQCGYQLTQLSRSDLALVASGTATLECALAGIPMIVVYKTHPLTYSVGRRLVKLDAISIVNLIAERKVVPEFLQDRADPEILAEAGRQLLSRPELAARMKEDLKLVVAKLGGPGANQRAVQEIEKIIPPT, translated from the coding sequence GTGGCCAAAAAATTATTTTACATTGTGGCGGGCGAGGCCAGCGGAGACCGCCATGCGGCGGAGCTGTTGAAGGAGCTCAGGAAAAGCTATCCCGATGCGCTGTTTTGCGGCGTGGGCGGACGCCATCTCAAGGCCGCGGGCCAGGAACAGCTTTTTGACATGGCCCAGCATGCGGTGGTCGGCCTGACAGATGTCTTGCTGCACTATTGGAAGTTCCGCGGGTTCTTCCGGAAAATCCTGGATGACCTCAAACAACTGGGCCCGGACGCTCTGATTCTGGTGGATTTCCCGGGTTTCAATCTGAGGCTGGCTGAGGCCGTGCGGCGCCAAATGCCCGAAACCAAGCAGATTTATTACATCAGCCCGCAGGTTTGGGCCTGGAAAGCCGGCCGCGCGCGGCGGATGCAGGAAATTCTGGACTTGTTGCTCGTGATTTTCCCGTTTGAGAAGGATTGGTTCCAGAAACATGTTCCGGATTTAAAAACCGTCTGGGTCGGTCATCCGGTCATGGACCGCTGGCGCGTTGTGAAATCCGCTGGAGCGAATCCGGATGGGCGGCGCAAAGTCGTGCTCATGCCGGGCAGCCGTGAGCGCGAAATCAAAATCCATCTGCCGATCCTGCTCCGGACCGCGCTGAAGCTGGCTCAAGTCGTGGGCGATTTAAAATTTTTGATTCTGGCCACGGATGCGGAAACGCGGGGCCTGATGGAACGGATCATCGATTCCACTTCTGCCCGCGGCCTGAACGTGGAAATCCAATGCGGCTACCAGCTCACGCAGCTCAGCCGCTCGGATCTGGCCCTGGTTGCATCGGGTACGGCCACGTTGGAATGCGCCCTTGCCGGCATTCCCATGATAGTGGTTTATAAGACGCACCCGCTCACATACTCGGTGGGTCGAAGGCTCGTCAAACTCGACGCCATCAGCATTGTCAATTTGATCGCGGAACGCAAAGTGGTTCCTGAATTCCTGCAGGACCGGGCCGATCCGGAAATTCTTGCGGAGGCGGGCAGGCAACTGCTGTCGAGGCCCGAGCTGGCTGCGCGCATGAAGGAAGACCTCAAGCTTGTGGTGGCAAAACTCGGCGGCCCCGGCGCGAATCAGCGTGCGGTGCAGGAGATCGAAAAAATCATCCCGCCAACGTGA
- a CDS encoding Gfo/Idh/MocA family oxidoreductase produces the protein MSKIKVGVAGVGHMGREHARIYSALPSAELVGVYDADRETGRKIAQHHGCKLFGSLEEMIGEVEAASIATPTSSHFELAQAFLGKGRHLLLEKPITNTTAEATRLVELARQNNLVLQVGHIERFNPVLKALEERLTHPRFIEAHRLSPYPGRSTDIGVVMDLMIHDLEIILHIVRSPVASVDAVGVPVLSKAEDIANARIRFENGCVANITTSRISPDKMRKIRVFQDDAYLSLDYQKQEGEIYRKHGGQITRERIPVAKDEPLKRQLESFVHCVATRSAPVVSGDHATEALKLAARVVELIESQSIVPALA, from the coding sequence ATGTCAAAAATCAAAGTGGGTGTTGCGGGAGTCGGTCATATGGGCCGGGAACATGCGCGGATTTATTCCGCATTGCCGTCGGCGGAACTGGTGGGGGTCTATGACGCGGACCGCGAAACCGGGCGCAAGATCGCCCAGCACCATGGCTGCAAACTTTTTGGTTCTCTGGAAGAGATGATCGGCGAAGTGGAGGCGGCTTCGATTGCCACCCCGACGAGTTCTCATTTTGAATTGGCGCAGGCGTTCCTGGGCAAGGGGCGCCATCTGTTGCTGGAAAAACCGATTACCAACACGACCGCGGAAGCCACCCGCCTTGTGGAACTGGCCCGGCAAAACAACCTCGTACTGCAAGTCGGCCATATCGAACGGTTCAATCCGGTTTTGAAAGCATTGGAGGAACGGTTGACGCACCCCCGATTTATCGAAGCCCATCGACTTTCACCCTATCCGGGCCGCAGCACGGATATCGGCGTGGTGATGGATTTGATGATTCATGACCTTGAGATTATTTTGCATATTGTCCGGTCGCCGGTGGCGTCGGTTGATGCGGTCGGGGTGCCGGTGTTGAGCAAGGCCGAGGATATCGCCAATGCGCGCATCCGCTTTGAGAACGGCTGTGTGGCGAACATCACGACCAGCCGGATCAGCCCGGACAAAATGCGCAAGATCCGGGTTTTTCAGGACGATGCTTATTTGTCGCTTGATTATCAGAAACAGGAGGGTGAGATTTACCGGAAGCACGGCGGCCAGATCACGCGCGAACGCATTCCGGTGGCGAAGGACGAGCCGCTCAAGCGGCAACTTGAATCCTTTGTGCATTGCGTGGCGACCCGCTCGGCCCCGGTGGTTTCAGGCGATCATGCGACTGAAGCGCTCAAGCTGGCGGCCCGCGTGGTCGAGTTGATTGAAAGCCAGAGCATCGTTCCCGCCCTGGCCTGA
- the lpxI gene encoding UDP-2,3-diacylglucosamine diphosphatase LpxI (LpxI, functionally equivalent to LpxH, replaces it in LPS biosynthesis in a minority of bacteria.): MGALGLIAGKGTYPRLVLEQARRQGVSRIAVAAFEGETDPELASAAEAHCWMRVGQLGKLLRFFKDAKVDRAIMAGQITPGRLFDLRPDLKAVVLLARLKERNAESLFGAVADALEKAGIKLLPATTFMEDFLAAPGLVAGPKLSKSQLKDVEFGWPLAREISRMNIGQSVVVKKGTVLAVEGYDGTNATLRRGGGIGQGDSILIKVSKPRQDMRFDVPVIGPDTVKIAAECGVSCIAVEARKTLLLGADELRQLASHHRITVWAKES; the protein is encoded by the coding sequence ATGGGCGCATTAGGATTGATCGCAGGCAAAGGGACTTATCCCCGGCTGGTGCTGGAACAGGCCCGCAGGCAGGGCGTTTCCCGGATTGCCGTGGCGGCTTTTGAGGGGGAAACAGACCCGGAGCTTGCCTCGGCGGCGGAAGCGCATTGCTGGATGCGCGTCGGGCAGTTGGGCAAACTGCTGCGTTTTTTCAAGGACGCAAAAGTGGACCGGGCGATCATGGCCGGACAAATCACGCCGGGCCGGCTTTTTGACCTGAGACCGGATTTGAAGGCGGTGGTTCTGCTGGCCCGGCTTAAGGAGCGCAATGCCGAGTCGCTTTTTGGCGCGGTGGCGGACGCTTTGGAAAAAGCCGGAATCAAACTGTTGCCTGCGACCACATTTATGGAGGATTTTCTTGCCGCGCCGGGTCTGGTTGCGGGCCCTAAGCTGTCGAAGAGCCAGTTGAAAGACGTGGAATTTGGCTGGCCGCTGGCCAGGGAAATCAGCCGGATGAACATCGGCCAGTCCGTGGTGGTCAAAAAAGGCACCGTTCTGGCCGTCGAGGGATATGACGGAACCAATGCCACGCTTCGCCGGGGTGGTGGCATCGGACAGGGGGATTCGATTTTGATCAAGGTGTCGAAACCCAGGCAGGATATGCGCTTTGACGTGCCGGTGATCGGGCCTGATACCGTGAAAATCGCGGCAGAGTGTGGGGTTTCCTGTATTGCGGTTGAGGCAAGAAAAACATTGCTCTTGGGGGCTGATGAACTTAGACAGCTAGCTTCCCATCATCGAATCACGGTCTGGGCGAAAGAGTCATAA
- the nusA gene encoding transcription termination factor NusA, with the protein MSQEFLAVLEYMEKEKGIDRKQMMLAIEQALLSASRKSFGTAKDLRFQMDPKTGQIRAFATMKVVERSTKPYEEISLTKARQKNSSIHLGEEMEVEVTPSDFGRIAAQVFKQTINQSIRSIEKTMIFDEFKDRVGDVVTGVVRRFERSDVLIDLGKFEAVMPSKERVPTEEYSPNERIRALVLAVESTPRGPQIILSRSHPNFVRRLFELEVNELHDGTVEIKGLAREAGYRTKIAVWSKDEKIDPVGACVGLRGARVKNIVRELNNEKIDLFRWSDNIRDLVIEALKPAKLKSIEVDAENKRIKALVDEENLSLAIGRRGQNARLTAKLTGWEVDISKEEIVVKSFENKIEEATQKLMTALETDHETAAQVVKWFPSVEVLAEAEESDLKEAIPDLPEETIQKILAKARQSMGGAVS; encoded by the coding sequence ATGAGCCAGGAATTTTTAGCCGTCCTTGAGTACATGGAAAAGGAGAAGGGCATCGACCGCAAGCAAATGATGCTGGCAATCGAGCAGGCCCTTCTGTCCGCGTCGAGAAAAAGTTTTGGCACCGCCAAGGACTTACGCTTCCAAATGGACCCCAAAACCGGTCAAATCCGGGCCTTCGCCACCATGAAGGTGGTCGAGCGCTCCACCAAGCCCTACGAGGAGATCTCCCTCACCAAGGCCCGCCAGAAAAACAGCAGCATCCACCTCGGCGAAGAGATGGAAGTTGAAGTCACCCCCTCCGATTTCGGGCGCATTGCCGCCCAGGTCTTCAAACAGACCATCAACCAAAGCATCCGCAGCATCGAAAAAACGATGATCTTTGACGAATTCAAAGACCGCGTGGGAGACGTCGTCACCGGCGTCGTCCGGCGCTTCGAACGTTCGGATGTCCTGATCGACCTCGGTAAATTCGAGGCGGTGATGCCCTCCAAAGAACGCGTTCCCACCGAGGAGTATTCGCCCAACGAGCGCATCCGCGCGCTGGTCCTGGCCGTCGAGAGCACCCCCCGCGGCCCGCAAATCATCCTCTCCCGCAGCCATCCGAATTTCGTCCGCCGCCTGTTTGAACTGGAAGTCAACGAATTGCATGACGGCACGGTGGAGATCAAGGGCCTGGCCCGCGAGGCCGGTTACCGCACCAAAATCGCGGTCTGGTCCAAGGATGAAAAAATCGATCCGGTCGGCGCCTGTGTCGGCCTCCGCGGCGCGCGCGTGAAAAACATCGTCCGCGAACTCAACAACGAAAAGATCGACCTCTTTCGCTGGTCCGACAACATCCGGGACCTCGTCATTGAGGCCCTCAAACCCGCCAAGCTCAAGAGCATTGAAGTCGATGCGGAGAACAAACGCATCAAAGCGCTTGTGGATGAGGAAAATCTTTCCCTCGCCATCGGACGCCGCGGCCAGAACGCGCGCCTCACCGCGAAGCTGACAGGCTGGGAAGTTGACATCTCGAAGGAAGAAATCGTTGTCAAAAGCTTTGAAAACAAAATCGAGGAAGCCACGCAAAAACTCATGACGGCCCTCGAGACCGACCACGAAACAGCCGCGCAAGTCGTGAAATGGTTCCCGAGCGTGGAAGTTTTGGCGGAGGCGGAAGAGTCTGACTTGAAAGAAGCCATCCCCGATCTGCCGGAAGAAACGATTCAAAAGATCCTGGCAAAGGCCAGGCAATCAATGGGAGGCGCCGTTTCTTGA
- the infB gene encoding translation initiation factor IF-2 encodes MASDATKKTGAPAAKGKAKKTATDTPVEEAASAPKKAAAKKTGEAKAAPKAAKPKAKKSEETTAAPAAEGTEAPALVEIKAAPNLAKEEASAPASNVITMKPPVIAKELAMKLGLKPFQIVHALMEMGIFGALTTPIDEPTAKKICESRGFQFELERRKEGQGVHKPEPVVVEVPPPPVETGNLTPVRPPVITFMGHVDHGKTSLLDAIRKTRVAAGEAGGITQHIGAYHIERNGHKITFLDTPGHEAFTAMRARGTNATDIAVIVVAADDGLMPTTLEAISHAKAALAAHPHHFAIMVAINKIDLPGANIDRVKGQLQEQGLVPEDWGGTTICCAVSATKGTGMDKLLENMLLQAEVLELRADTECPARGVVIESQIEVGRGPNATLIVQHGTLRVGDAFISGPFWGKVKALIDDSGRSLKEAGPSIPVKVLGFNGNPSPGEEFTVMRNDREARQVAEERSDSNRMDKLAPSRPVTLENLFDSIADGQKKTLNLILKTDVQGSLEAIIEALKKVPNDKVDINFVLSAIGPISINDVLLARASQAVIIGFGTKTDNAAATAAKREQVQIKLFSVIYELIDQVKEAMAGMLDPELRESQVGKATVKKVFTLSKYPVAGCLVDSGRIARNGHARVVRKNQPIYDGTIQTLKRFQDDASEVRAGMECGIRLGNFDDYMENDTIECYVLEKIPQSL; translated from the coding sequence ATGGCTTCCGACGCAACAAAAAAAACCGGGGCGCCCGCCGCAAAAGGCAAAGCCAAAAAAACAGCCACTGACACTCCGGTTGAAGAAGCCGCCTCTGCGCCTAAAAAGGCGGCAGCCAAAAAAACAGGCGAGGCCAAAGCCGCGCCAAAAGCAGCCAAGCCAAAAGCGAAGAAGAGCGAGGAAACCACCGCCGCTCCCGCTGCCGAGGGCACTGAAGCCCCTGCGCTTGTCGAAATAAAGGCCGCACCCAACTTGGCAAAAGAGGAAGCTTCCGCGCCCGCTTCCAATGTCATTACCATGAAGCCTCCTGTCATAGCAAAAGAACTTGCTATGAAACTCGGCCTCAAGCCGTTCCAGATCGTCCACGCCCTGATGGAAATGGGCATCTTTGGCGCCCTCACCACGCCCATCGACGAGCCCACGGCCAAGAAAATTTGCGAAAGCCGCGGGTTCCAGTTCGAACTGGAACGCCGCAAGGAAGGACAGGGCGTCCATAAACCCGAACCTGTCGTTGTCGAAGTCCCGCCGCCGCCCGTCGAAACCGGTAACCTGACCCCCGTCCGCCCGCCTGTCATCACGTTCATGGGGCATGTGGATCACGGAAAAACCTCCCTGCTCGACGCGATCCGCAAAACCCGTGTGGCCGCCGGTGAAGCCGGAGGAATCACCCAGCACATCGGCGCCTATCATATCGAGCGCAACGGCCACAAAATCACCTTCCTGGACACCCCCGGCCACGAGGCCTTCACCGCCATGCGCGCCCGAGGAACAAATGCGACGGACATCGCCGTCATTGTGGTGGCTGCGGACGACGGCCTCATGCCGACCACTCTGGAAGCCATTTCACACGCCAAGGCGGCCCTGGCCGCGCATCCGCATCATTTTGCCATCATGGTCGCCATCAATAAAATCGACCTGCCTGGCGCCAATATCGACCGCGTCAAAGGCCAGTTGCAGGAGCAAGGCTTGGTCCCGGAAGACTGGGGGGGAACCACCATCTGCTGCGCGGTTTCGGCCACCAAGGGCACCGGCATGGACAAGCTTTTGGAAAACATGCTGCTGCAGGCCGAGGTTTTGGAATTGCGGGCCGACACCGAATGCCCCGCGCGCGGTGTGGTCATTGAAAGCCAGATCGAGGTCGGACGCGGCCCGAACGCAACCCTCATCGTCCAACACGGCACACTCCGTGTCGGCGACGCCTTCATCAGCGGGCCTTTCTGGGGCAAAGTCAAAGCCTTGATTGACGACAGCGGACGCAGCCTCAAGGAGGCGGGTCCTTCAATCCCTGTCAAAGTGCTGGGCTTCAACGGCAATCCCTCCCCCGGCGAGGAGTTCACCGTCATGCGCAACGATCGCGAGGCGCGCCAGGTCGCGGAAGAGCGTTCCGATTCCAACCGCATGGACAAGCTGGCGCCCAGCCGCCCTGTCACCCTCGAAAACCTTTTCGATTCCATCGCCGACGGCCAGAAAAAAACCCTCAATCTGATTCTCAAAACCGATGTCCAGGGTTCGCTCGAAGCCATCATCGAGGCCCTGAAAAAAGTACCCAACGACAAGGTCGATATCAATTTTGTGCTCAGCGCCATCGGCCCGATCTCGATCAACGACGTGCTCTTGGCCAGGGCCTCCCAGGCCGTCATCATCGGATTTGGAACCAAGACCGACAATGCCGCCGCCACTGCCGCCAAACGCGAACAGGTCCAGATCAAGCTCTTCAGCGTCATTTACGAGTTGATCGACCAGGTGAAGGAAGCCATGGCCGGCATGCTGGATCCCGAACTACGCGAAAGCCAGGTCGGCAAGGCCACGGTTAAAAAAGTTTTCACCCTGTCCAAGTATCCCGTGGCCGGCTGCCTTGTGGATTCCGGACGCATCGCAAGAAACGGCCACGCGCGCGTGGTCCGCAAAAACCAGCCCATTTACGACGGCACCATCCAGACCCTCAAACGTTTCCAGGACGACGCCAGCGAAGTCCGCGCGGGAATGGAATGCGGCATCCGCCTCGGGAATTTCGACGACTACATGGAAAACGACACGATCGAATGTTATGTTTTGGAAAAAATCCCGCAGTCGCTGTGA
- the rbfA gene encoding 30S ribosome-binding factor RbfA translates to MATRRTIRLSALVQSELGRLAAREKSLDGELLTFTAVEVAPDLHNAFIYVSSLNPNLDEENLLKKLFRLAPEWQHEIGSRLKIKYTPRLNFRYSEHIKRGDRVMEILHELEEDKPEEPV, encoded by the coding sequence ATGGCAACGCGCCGCACCATCCGACTCTCCGCGCTCGTCCAGTCCGAACTGGGCCGTCTGGCGGCGCGTGAAAAATCGCTCGACGGCGAATTACTGACATTCACCGCCGTCGAAGTCGCCCCCGATCTGCACAACGCCTTCATTTACGTCAGTTCCCTGAATCCAAACCTGGACGAAGAGAACCTGCTCAAAAAACTGTTCCGTCTGGCGCCCGAATGGCAGCACGAAATCGGTTCCCGCCTCAAAATCAAATACACCCCAAGGCTGAATTTTCGTTATTCGGAGCACATCAAACGCGGCGACCGCGTGATGGAAATCCTCCATGAACTGGAGGAGGATAAACCCGAGGAACCCGTTTGA
- a CDS encoding type II toxin-antitoxin system RelB/DinJ family antitoxin, with the protein MSKTATIRARIEPGLKNEVEHILADIGLTASETIHLLYRQIKLRQGLPFEVAIPNHLTAQTLRDSKAGRNVKHFGNKKELYNDLGL; encoded by the coding sequence ATGAGTAAAACCGCCACCATACGAGCCCGAATCGAGCCCGGCTTAAAAAATGAGGTGGAACACATCCTCGCCGACATTGGCCTGACTGCCTCGGAAACAATCCATTTGCTTTACCGGCAGATTAAATTGCGCCAAGGGCTGCCTTTTGAAGTCGCCATTCCAAATCATCTGACAGCCCAAACCCTGCGCGACAGCAAAGCTGGCAGGAATGTAAAACATTTTGGAAACAAAAAGGAACTCTATAACGATTTGGGTCTGTGA
- a CDS encoding type II toxin-antitoxin system YafQ family toxin, with protein sequence MRTFSRASQFKKDVKRAGKRGEDLSKLRFLMDLLIEGKPLPQEFKDHPLRGNFSGSRDCHINPDWVLIYTFTQMGSHVCFERTGTHSDLFR encoded by the coding sequence GTGAGAACTTTCAGCCGCGCAAGCCAGTTTAAGAAAGATGTCAAACGGGCTGGGAAACGCGGCGAAGACCTTTCAAAACTCCGCTTTCTCATGGATTTGCTTATCGAAGGCAAACCACTGCCCCAGGAATTTAAAGACCATCCGTTGCGCGGCAATTTCTCTGGAAGCCGCGATTGTCATATCAACCCGGACTGGGTTTTGATTTATACCTTCACACAAATGGGTTCGCACGTCTGCTTCGAACGAACCGGCACACACAGTGACCTGTTCCGCTGA
- a CDS encoding methyltransferase domain-containing protein translates to MPCRRHFNLSERELMDDPAVDTSALAAGLENLTTINHYFGGHVVCDLILEHIASGTREPALKNRELMWLDCATGAGDLPVYFSAKTGPSARFVLLDLHAGTLQISKQRAPTTGFHGSWLQGNMLKLPFGDGSFDIVTCQLALHHFSEPDAIRILQELRRVSRHWVFVSDLTRSPLARVVVWFLVQFWLRDPMTRYDARLSIRHAYTPAEFQSLAREAGWEKFHHKALPLWFRQLLWLDKTP, encoded by the coding sequence ATGCCCTGCCGCCGCCATTTCAACCTCAGCGAACGGGAACTCATGGACGACCCCGCCGTGGATACTTCCGCGCTGGCCGCAGGTCTTGAAAACCTGACAACCATCAATCACTATTTTGGCGGCCATGTGGTTTGCGACCTGATCCTCGAACACATCGCATCCGGCACTCGAGAACCGGCACTCAAAAACCGGGAACTCATGTGGCTGGATTGCGCCACGGGCGCGGGCGATCTTCCCGTCTATTTCTCAGCAAAAACAGGCCCATCCGCACGCTTTGTCCTGCTCGACCTGCATGCCGGCACGCTCCAAATTTCAAAACAAAGGGCTCCGACCACCGGATTCCACGGCTCCTGGTTGCAAGGCAACATGCTCAAACTCCCGTTCGGAGACGGCAGCTTCGACATCGTAACCTGCCAACTGGCCCTCCACCATTTCAGCGAACCCGATGCCATCCGGATTTTGCAGGAGCTCCGCCGCGTCAGCCGCCACTGGGTGTTCGTCAGCGATCTTACCCGCTCCCCCCTCGCCCGGGTGGTGGTCTGGTTCCTGGTCCAGTTCTGGCTGCGGGATCCCATGACACGTTACGATGCCAGACTCTCCATCCGCCACGCCTACACCCCTGCCGAATTTCAGTCGCTGGCCCGGGAGGCAGGCTGGGAAAAATTCCATCATAAGGCCTTGCCGTTATGGTTCCGGCAATTACTCTGGCTGGACAAGACACCCTAG